In Planococcus shixiaomingii, the DNA window GGAAGTGACGTCTGCACCGGGTAGTGTTACACAAGTGCGGGAAAGTACGGCAGAGTTGATGCGTATTGCGAAAACGAAGAATATCGCGATTTTCCTTGTTGGCCATGTAACCAAAGAAGGGCAAATTGCAGGTCCGCGGATTCTCGAACATATGGTAGATACGGTGCTATATTTTGAAGGCGAACGCCACCATACGTACCGGATTTTGCGGAGTGTCAAAAACCGTTTTGGTTCCACAAACGAAATTGCCATTTTTGAAATGCTACAAAGCGGTTTGAAAGAAGTACTGAATCCGTCGGAATTGTTCTTGCAAGAGCGTTCAAGCGGTGCTGCAGGTTCAACGGTTGTGGCCTCGATGGAAGGCACGCGTCCAATCCTTGTAGAAATTCAAGCTTTAGTAACACCTTCAAGTTTCAACTATCCAAAACGAATGGCCACAGGCATTGATCAAAACAGAGTATCGTTGTTAATGGCGGTATTGGAAAAACGGGTTGGCATGCTGCTTCAAGCCCAAGATGCGTATATAAAAGTCGCGGGTGGGGTAAAGCTTGATGAGCCGGCCATCGATTTGGCGGTGTTGGCAAGCATAGTTTCGAGTTTCCGGGACACTGCACCCAACGTCTACGATTGTATTATCGGAGAAGTCGGGCTCACCGGTGAAATTCGCCGCGTGTCACGGATTGAACAGCGTGTCCAAGAAGCGGCGAAACTCGGGTTCAAGCGGGCGATTGTACCGGCTTCCAATTTAGGCGGCTGGGATTACCCTGAAGGAATCCGCGTTGTCGGAGTTGAAAGCGTGAACGATGCGTTAAGAGAAATATTCCCACAATAAGGAGGCGATTTCGCCTTCTTTTACTTTGTTCTACGCTCTTACAGGGTCATCAAAGCGTTTCTATAACAAACAGTGTATAATTATTTAAAAGGAGGTGGAGCACATGTTAAGGAGAATTATCCAGATTTTGTTTTTGTTAATTGGTGCTACTGTCGGAATAATATTTTTACCTTATGTTTTTGAACTTATCCCTTTTCTTGACAACCCGTGGAGCAACAACGCTATTGTCGCTGCTTTAATCGGAGCCATTGTCTTCTTTCTATTATCTCTCCTATTTACAGATTCGCTCGTTAAATTTATGAAATGGATGGAAGAAAACCTGCTGCGTGCCCCGACACCGGATTTATTGTTCGGTACGATTGGGTTGATCATTGGGCTAGTGGTGGCGTTTTTAGTAGGGTTTGCTCTCAGTACAATTGACATCCCGCTGGTTGCTACTGCGGCACCGATTGTCTTA includes these proteins:
- the radA gene encoding DNA repair protein RadA encodes the protein MAKKKTKFMCQSCGYESAKWMGKCPGCGDWNTMVEEVEVTAPKGTRGAFQHSATVAQKATPINSIETQQEPRVETEMGELNRVLGGGIVPGSLVLIGGDPGIGKSTLLLQVSAMLANSGSRVLYISGEESIRQTKLRAERLDASSSELFIYAETNLELIHHTIEEVAPDFVIVDSIQTVHHPEVTSAPGSVTQVRESTAELMRIAKTKNIAIFLVGHVTKEGQIAGPRILEHMVDTVLYFEGERHHTYRILRSVKNRFGSTNEIAIFEMLQSGLKEVLNPSELFLQERSSGAAGSTVVASMEGTRPILVEIQALVTPSSFNYPKRMATGIDQNRVSLLMAVLEKRVGMLLQAQDAYIKVAGGVKLDEPAIDLAVLASIVSSFRDTAPNVYDCIIGEVGLTGEIRRVSRIEQRVQEAAKLGFKRAIVPASNLGGWDYPEGIRVVGVESVNDALREIFPQ